Genomic segment of Tomitella fengzijianii:
CAGACTCCCAGCAGCGCGGCGATCACCGGCGCGTTGCGGCGCAGCGGCGCCGTCGCGAAGTGTTCATCGACGGCGCGGAACCCTGCGAGGAATTGGTGGAAGCCTTCCGACCCGATCGCGAGCATGAGCGAAAGGCCCACCGCCGAGTCCACCGAGTAGCGACCGCCCACCCAATCCCAGAAGCCGAACATGTTGGCCGGGTCGATGCCGAAATCACGGACACGGTCTTCGTGGGTGGACACCGCGGCGAAGTGCTTGGACACCGCGGCCGCCGCCTCGTCGGTCAACTGCTCGGCGTCGGCGAACCCCAGGCCCTCCAGCAGCCACCGTCGCGCCGCGGTGGCGTTGGTGAGCGTCTCGATCGTCGAGAACGTCTTGGAGACGACGATGACCAGCGTGGTCTCGGGGTCCAGGCCGTGCAGGCGTGCGACCGCGTCAGCCGGGTCCGCGTTGGAGATGAATCGGACATCGACGGTGTCGGCATGGCTCCGCAGTGCCCGGTATGTCATCACGGGGCCCAGATCGGAGCCGCCGATACCGATGTTGACCACGGCTTCGATGCGTTTGCCGGTGTGGCCGCGCCGGTCGCCCGCGCGGACCTCCTCGGCGAACCGGCCCATCGATCGGAGGACTCGGTGCACCTCGGGAACGACATCGACGCCGTCGACGACGAGCGACGAACCCTCAGGCAGGCGCAGCGCGGTGTGCAGGACCGATCGGTCCTCGCTGGAGTTGATGCGGTCTCCGCGCAGCATGGCGTCGCGGTGCTGCGCGACGCCACGTTCCTCGGCCAAGGACGCCAGCAGATCGAGGGTCTCCTCGTCGACCCGGTGTTTGCTGTAGTCCAGGTGCAGGTCGGCCGCGTCCACCGTCAACCGTCCGCCGCGCTCCGGATCATCGGCGAACAGCGTCCGCAGGTGCACGTCCCGGATGACGTCGTAGTGGTTACGCAGGGCCGCCCAGGCCGGCGTTTCGTCGGTGACGTGCGGTTGTCCGTTGGTCATGGGCGACTGCCACTCCTCTGCCGGGTCCGGTGCTGCATCCGTGCCCACCCTAGCCGGGTGGTGACATGTCGCACGATTGAAATCCCGGCGGCCGCGGACGTGCGTCCGCGGCCGCCGGGAACTCGGCATTACCTTGCCGACCGGAGGCTCAGTTGCCCTGCTCGGGCGGCGCCTGCGGCGCGGGCGCCTGCTGCGCCGGGCCCTGATCGGCGGGCGCCTGCTCGGGCGGTGCGAGGGACGGGCAGACCTTCCACGCGTCGCCCTCCTTCTTGTATCCGAGGGTCAGCGTCTCCTGGTCGGGCTTGCCGTCGCCGGTCTTGGCCGACGCCGTCACCTTCGCGGTAGCGGTGGAGCCGTCGATGCTCACACCGTCGACGTTCTCCACGGTGATCGGGTTGCTGCTGCCCTGGCCGTCCTGGAGGCCGTCCAGCTGTCCGGCGTCGTCCGAGCAGATCGACCCCTTGAGATCGGCGACCTTCTGGGAGTTGAACGCGTTGACGTAGTCCGTGGTGGCGGCTTCGATGTCGGCGTCGTCCGAGGAGTTGAACGGCGCCGACCCTGTGCCGTAGAGCACGGCGAAGACCACTGCCACCACTACTGCGACGGCCGCGACGCCACCGCCGACGAAGAGCCCGGTGCGCTTGCGGGGCGCGTTCGCCGCCGCTTCGTCTGCGTCGGGGCCGCCGTATACGTCGGAGCCCGGTGCTGCGTCGAAACCCTGGCCCGAAGGCTCGGAGCCCGGGGCGCCGCGGGGGTCGTCGTCGGGCTCGGGGGTCTTGGGATCGTCGGGGGTGCTCATCGGTCGGCAACTCCTTGAAGTCGATGTGGTCGGTATGCGACCGCCCGGCATGGGTTCACGCGCCGGACGGCTGTTCGGTAGCGGCTACGGATACTCGATCGGGACCACGGGTCACTTCGGCGCTTGCGCGGTGCCCGCGGACTGGCAGACCTTCCAGGTGCCTGCTTCGTCCTTGTAGCCCAACTGGAAATCCTGCGTCTGCTTGTTTCCGCCTGCGCCCACGGATGCCGTCAGCGTCGCGGTCGCGGTGGCGCCGGAGACCACCACGTCGTGCACGGAGTCGACGCGCACAGGCTCCGAGACTGGGGGCTTGTCCTGCGTACTCGCGAACTTCGCCTGGTCGCCGGCGCACACGGATGCACGCATCTGTTCGACGTTCTGGGAGTTCATGGCCTCCACCCAGGTCTGCGTCGCCGCCGCGATGGCCCCGTCGGGTGCTTGCCCGGCGTCGTCGAACGGGGCGGTGCCGGTCTCGTAGAGCGCGCCGAACACGGCGGCGACGACGATTCCGGCCCCCGCGAACGCCCCGCCGAGCTTCAAGGCAAGGCGGTGTCGTCCCGTCTGCGCCCCGGGTGACGGCGCCGCGACGCCCGTTGCGGCCGCGCCGGAGTCGGGGTCGACGGACCGCCCGGAGGGGCGGTCCGTGCCGCGGTCGGGCTCTGTCATGCGGTCTCCTCGTCGATGGCGCAGCCGGACACGGTCGGTACGCAGTGCGGCGCGTCCGGCGTCAGGACTCTACCTGTACACGCCGGTAGGGTGTCGGAATCGCAGCTCAGTAGGTATTCCGGTTGTGACGGAGCGGGGCGGAACCGGTCACGGGACCTGGCAGAGCAGCCACCCGTCGATGTTCCGGTAATGGACGGTCTCCGTGTTGTCATCGGCGCCCTCGCGGCTCACCGTGACGGAGGCCGTGGCGGAGTCGCCGTCGACGGCGATATCGGTGATCGCAGTGGGGGTGACGGGGCTGTCGAGCGGCTCGCGGTCGGTGATCTTGCCGAATGCCTTGGCCATTTCCGGGCAGATCGTCGTCGTGAAGGTGGCCGCATCGCCGCTGTTGAGGGCGTCGAAGTAGCTGTGCGTGACCGCCGTGATGTCGGACTGCTGCTGCGCGTCGGCCGGGTGCGGCCCGTCGTCGTCGAACGGCGGCGCACCGGTGGCGGCGAGGATCGCGAAGACGATACCGACCACGGCGGCGACGGAGACGAGCACCGCCAGCGGCAACACCCACGCGGGGCGATCCCGGCCGACGGTGTTCTCTCCGGTGCGGGATCCGGGCATGCTCGGCGTTCCTTTCGTCGGGTCGCGTCGGTGCGATCGTGCGGGGGACTGTCAGTGGCCGAGGCGCCCGCGCCCCAGGCGCAGGAGGAGCATCGCGAGGGTGTGGCCCTCCTGGCCGAGCTCGCTGTAGCGCTCGATGACCGCCATTTCACGGTTGTGGACGAGGCGCGTGCCGCCCTCCGCCATGCGCGTGCGACCGATGATCTTCGAGACCTCGGCGCGGCGCTTGACGGCAGCGAGGATCTCGGCGTCCAGCCGGTCGATCTCCTTGCGGAGCTCGTCGATGCCGGTCCGGCCGCCCCCGGGGGACTCCTGGCCTTCGCCGCTGGACGATTCGCCGCCTGCCATCGTCGCCACCCGCCTTCTCGCCGCTGGGATTCGGTCGTCGCCGACACTTGTTCATCGTCGGCACCGTCATCGGTGCCCGGTCATACGTGCTCTGTCATACGTGCTCTGTCATACGTGCCCGGTCATACGCGCTCTGGCATACGCGCTCTGGCATCGGTGCCCGTTCGTCGTCCGCCGGGCGGAGTGTCGCGAGCACAGCACATATTGCCACGCCGGTCGCCCGCGCCGGATTCCGCGCCGCCGGACCGTCGCGACGGAGGTGATCGCGACTGCGGCACGGGCTCCGCGTCCGCGCCGGAGTAGTCGGTCCCGGCCGGTACGGTTGACATGCGATGAATACGATCTCCTCACCCCCAGATTCTCCGTCCGGACAGGCTGATTCTCCGTCCGGACAGGCTGCTTTCCCGTCCGGACAGGCTGCTTTCCCGTCCGGACAGGCTGCTTTCCCGTCCGGACAAGCTGATACTCCATCCGGGCGGGCCGTTCCCCGCTCCAGGAAGGCACCCGCCCACCACGACCCGGTCGAGCAACTCCTGGACGGCCTCAACCAGCCGCAACGCCAAGCCGTCGTGCATGAGGGCGGACCACTGCTCATCGTGGCCGGCGCGGGTTCGGGGAAGACCACCGTGCTCACGCGGCGTATCGCCTACCTCCTTGCGGAGCGCGGAGTGCTGCCGGGACAGGTGCTGGCGATCACCTTCACCAACAAGGCCGCCGCGGAGATGCGCGAACGCGTTGCGTCGCTGGTGGGTCCGCGCGCCGCCGCGATGTGGGTGGCCACCTTCCATTCGACGTGCGTGCGGATCCTGCGCAGCCAGGCGCAGTTGGTGGACGGGGTCAACACGAACTTCTCCATCTACGACGCCGACGACTCGCGCCGTCTCGTGACGATGATCGCCAAGGACCTCGACATCGACGTCAAGAAGCACTCTCCGCGGGCATTGACGGCGGCGATCTCCGCGTTGAAGAACGAGCTGGTGGGGCCCGAGCAGGCGGCGGCCGATGCCGAAACGTCGGGCGGGCCCGGACGGGCGGGCTTCGCGGGCCTCGTGGCCCAGGTCTACGCGGCCTACCAGCGGCGCCTCCGGGCGGCCAACGCGCTCGATTTCGATGATCTGATCGGTGAGACCGTTGCGATGTTCCGCAATCATCCGCAGGTCGCGGAGTACTACCGCCGACGGTTCCGCCACGTGCTCGTGGACGAGTACCAGGACACCAACCACGCCCAGTACGTGCTGGTGCGTGAGCTCGTCGGGACGCGGCCCGAAGGCGACGGCGACGCGGCGGACCCGGCCGCGCCGGCCCCGTCGGAACTGTGCGTCGTGGGCGATGCGGACCAGTCCATCTACGCGTTCCGCGGCGCCACCATCCGCAACATCGTCGAGTTCGAGCGGGACTATCCCGATGCGCGCACGATCCTGCTGGAGCAGAACTACCGCTCCACGCAGAACATCCTCTCGGCGGCCAACGCCCTGATCTCCCGCAACACCGGGCGTCGCGAGAAGAGCCTCTGGACGGACGAGGGCGACGGCGAGCGCATCGTCGGGTATGTGGCGGACAACGAACACGACGAGGCCTCCTTCATCGCCACCGAGATCGACAGCCTCGTCGACGCGGGCCAGGCCCGCTACAGCGACGTGGCGGTGTTCTACCGCACCAACAACGCGTCGAGGGCCATCGAAGAGGTGTTCATCCGCCTGGGGGTTCCGTATCGGGTGGTCGGCGGTGTGCGCTTCTACGAGCGCAAAGAGATCCGCGACATCGTGGCCTACCTGCGCGTGCTCGTCAACGGGGAGGACGCGGTGAGCCTGCGCCGCATCCTCAACACGCCGCGGCGGGGGATCGGCGACCGCGCGGAGGCCTGCGTGTCCGTGCACGCGGAATCGGCCGGGGTGGGCTTCGGCGGTGCCCTCCGCGACGCCGCGGCCGGCGAAGTCGCATTCCTCAACACCCGTGCCCGGAATGCGATCTCCGGCTTCGTCGACCTCCTCGACGGGCTGCGCGCCTTCGCGTCGGGCGCACAGGACGACGGCTCGGATGCGGAGCCTCCGACGGTGGGCGACATCGTCGAGGCGGTGCTGGACCGCACGGGATACCGGTCGGAACTCGAGTCGAGCAGCGATCCCCAGGACGGCGCGCGCCTGGACAACCTCAACGAGCTCGTCAGCGTCGCGCACGAGTTCAGCGTGGATGCGGCCAACGCGGCCGCCGCCGCCGACGAGCCCGCCTCCATCGGGTCCGGCACGGCGGTGGACGAGGACGACGGTCCTGAGCAGTCCGGAGGCGACGACGGTCTGCCCGCGCCCGGCTCGCTGGAGGCGTTCCTCGAGCGGGTGTCGCTGGTGGCCGATGCCGACCAGATTCCGGACTCGGACGACGGCATGGTCACGTTGATGACGCTGCACACCGCGAAGGGGCTCGAGTTTCCGGTCGCATTCCTGACCGGCTGGGAGGACGGGCAGTTCCCGCATATGCGGGCGCTGGGCGACCCCAAGGAACTCGCCGAGGAGCGGCGGCTCGCCTACGTGGGCATCACCCGTGCGCGTCGGCGGCTCTATTTGAGCCGGGCGGTGCTGCGTTCGGCATGGGGGCAGCCGATCACCAACCCGGAATCACGTTTCGTCCAGGAGATTCCTGTGGAGCTGCTCGAATGGCGCCGCGAAGATCCCGGAACGGGCGGGTCGGGCGGCTTCGGCTCCGGGACCGGTACGCGCGGGGGGTCGATGGGGGACAGGCTGCGCGGGGGGCGCGCCATCGGCGACGGTCGACGGACTGAAGGGTTCGGCAGTGCGCGCCCGCGCAACACCGACCTCGTGCTGGCGGTGGGGGACCGCGTCAATCACGACAAGTACGGCCTGGGGACGGTCATCGCCAGCGACGGGGTCGGCAATCGCGCCACCGCGACGATCGATTTCGGCAGCGCCGGCAAGGTGCGGTTGATGCTCATCGGCGGGGTTCCGATGACGAAGCTGTGAGAGAGCGCGGCGGGCGGCGGATTTCGGCACGGTGCTTTCCG
This window contains:
- the pgi gene encoding glucose-6-phosphate isomerase encodes the protein MTNGQPHVTDETPAWAALRNHYDVIRDVHLRTLFADDPERGGRLTVDAADLHLDYSKHRVDEETLDLLASLAEERGVAQHRDAMLRGDRINSSEDRSVLHTALRLPEGSSLVVDGVDVVPEVHRVLRSMGRFAEEVRAGDRRGHTGKRIEAVVNIGIGGSDLGPVMTYRALRSHADTVDVRFISNADPADAVARLHGLDPETTLVIVVSKTFSTIETLTNATAARRWLLEGLGFADAEQLTDEAAAAVSKHFAAVSTHEDRVRDFGIDPANMFGFWDWVGGRYSVDSAVGLSLMLAIGSEGFHQFLAGFRAVDEHFATAPLRRNAPVIAALLGVWYTNFFGSESKAVLPYSNDLKRFPAYLQQLTMESNGKSVRADGTPVRSSTGEIYWGEPGTNGQHAFYQLLHQGTRLIPADFIGFVEPNEDLPTADGTEKMHDLLMSNLFAQSKVLAFGKTADEIRAEGTDEALVPHKVMPGNRPSTTILAPRLTPSVLGQLIALYEHTVFVQGVIWGIDSFDQWGVELGKQQAIELMPALTGPDSPVDLGDSSTTALVRRYRAGRGR
- a CDS encoding Rv0361 family membrane protein; this translates as MSTPDDPKTPEPDDDPRGAPGSEPSGQGFDAAPGSDVYGGPDADEAAANAPRKRTGLFVGGGVAAVAVVVAVVFAVLYGTGSAPFNSSDDADIEAATTDYVNAFNSQKVADLKGSICSDDAGQLDGLQDGQGSSNPITVENVDGVSIDGSTATAKVTASAKTGDGKPDQETLTLGYKKEGDAWKVCPSLAPPEQAPADQGPAQQAPAPQAPPEQGN
- a CDS encoding Rv0361 family membrane protein; translation: MTEPDRGTDRPSGRSVDPDSGAAATGVAAPSPGAQTGRHRLALKLGGAFAGAGIVVAAVFGALYETGTAPFDDAGQAPDGAIAAATQTWVEAMNSQNVEQMRASVCAGDQAKFASTQDKPPVSEPVRVDSVHDVVVSGATATATLTASVGAGGNKQTQDFQLGYKDEAGTWKVCQSAGTAQAPK
- a CDS encoding Rv0361 family membrane protein encodes the protein MPGSRTGENTVGRDRPAWVLPLAVLVSVAAVVGIVFAILAATGAPPFDDDGPHPADAQQQSDITAVTHSYFDALNSGDAATFTTTICPEMAKAFGKITDREPLDSPVTPTAITDIAVDGDSATASVTVSREGADDNTETVHYRNIDGWLLCQVP
- a CDS encoding chorismate mutase; translated protein: MAGGESSSGEGQESPGGGRTGIDELRKEIDRLDAEILAAVKRRAEVSKIIGRTRMAEGGTRLVHNREMAVIERYSELGQEGHTLAMLLLRLGRGRLGH
- a CDS encoding UvrD-helicase domain-containing protein, with the protein product MNTISSPPDSPSGQADSPSGQAAFPSGQAAFPSGQAAFPSGQADTPSGRAVPRSRKAPAHHDPVEQLLDGLNQPQRQAVVHEGGPLLIVAGAGSGKTTVLTRRIAYLLAERGVLPGQVLAITFTNKAAAEMRERVASLVGPRAAAMWVATFHSTCVRILRSQAQLVDGVNTNFSIYDADDSRRLVTMIAKDLDIDVKKHSPRALTAAISALKNELVGPEQAAADAETSGGPGRAGFAGLVAQVYAAYQRRLRAANALDFDDLIGETVAMFRNHPQVAEYYRRRFRHVLVDEYQDTNHAQYVLVRELVGTRPEGDGDAADPAAPAPSELCVVGDADQSIYAFRGATIRNIVEFERDYPDARTILLEQNYRSTQNILSAANALISRNTGRREKSLWTDEGDGERIVGYVADNEHDEASFIATEIDSLVDAGQARYSDVAVFYRTNNASRAIEEVFIRLGVPYRVVGGVRFYERKEIRDIVAYLRVLVNGEDAVSLRRILNTPRRGIGDRAEACVSVHAESAGVGFGGALRDAAAGEVAFLNTRARNAISGFVDLLDGLRAFASGAQDDGSDAEPPTVGDIVEAVLDRTGYRSELESSSDPQDGARLDNLNELVSVAHEFSVDAANAAAAADEPASIGSGTAVDEDDGPEQSGGDDGLPAPGSLEAFLERVSLVADADQIPDSDDGMVTLMTLHTAKGLEFPVAFLTGWEDGQFPHMRALGDPKELAEERRLAYVGITRARRRLYLSRAVLRSAWGQPITNPESRFVQEIPVELLEWRREDPGTGGSGGFGSGTGTRGGSMGDRLRGGRAIGDGRRTEGFGSARPRNTDLVLAVGDRVNHDKYGLGTVIASDGVGNRATATIDFGSAGKVRLMLIGGVPMTKL